From the Yoonia rosea genome, the window GGCGTACATGTGGCTCAGTTCGACTTCTGGATAATCAGCGTGGATCTCGGTGACGACATCGCGCCACAGAATACCGCTTTCCATCACATTGGCCTTCTCCATCGAGCAGACCTTTTTGTTACGCTTCATGGCCAGATCAAATGCCGCACGCGTGGCGCGTTCGATCTCGGCCTCGGTATAGCGCTGGGTATTGATGCCCACGCGCATATTGTCTTCGATATGAATACCGCGCGGTTCACCGAAATAAACGCCCGAGGTCAGCTCGCGCACGATCATGATATCCAGACCGGAAACGATGTCTTTCTTCAGAGACGAGAAATCAGCTAGCGCGTCAAAGCACTGGGCGGGACGCAGGTTCGCGAAAAGATCCATTTCCTTGCGTAGGCGTAGCAACCCGCGCTCGGGCTTTACGCTGAAATCGAGGTTGTCGTACTTTGGCCCGCCGACGGCCCCCAGCAGAACCGCGTCGACTTCCTGTGCCTTAGCCATCGTGTCGTCGTGCAGCGGCACGCCGTGCGCGTCATAGGCAGCGCCACCGACAAGATCTTCAGAGACATCAAACGTCAGGTCGCGCTTGTCGCCGAACCAACCGATGATCCGCTTCACTTGGTCCATAACTTCAGGGCCAATGCCGTCACCGGCGAGGATCAAAAGAGAAGGGTTTGCCATTGTGTTGGTCCTTGCTTGAATTTGTTGCAAACGCCCTAACGCGATGAGACGTCAGGTTCAAGATACCAAGGCGTTAGCGGCCGATATCGACCCAAACAAGCCGGTGCGGACCAGCAGCCAGACCATCCTCACCCAGAAGGGCACGATCAGGGTCATCGGGGCCAGGCCAGAACACGCCTGCGCCGACGATCTGCCAGTCCCGCGATGGCAAAACATAACTGACGCGCAAATCCCCTGGCCCGTCATCTGGCCAATCTGCTGTTGGCAGGTCCGGCAGCGGGTCTTGCAGTGACGCCAGCGCCAAGAAGTCTGTCATGGCCTGACGATACCCGTCACCGCCCCTGGGATCGAGATTGGCATTCCCCGCAATCACAAAGCTGTCCGGTGCGGGGCCAAAGCCACCTTCTAACACGATTTCCCACAGACGCAGTTCATCACGGTTGCGCAGCCCGTTCATGTCTTCGGGTCCATCAAAAACCGGCGGTGTCGCATCAAATGCCATCACAGAAATGGGGGGGCCATCCGGTAATGCAACCGGGACAATCCAATGTCCCGTGGAAGAAAGGCGCAGTTGATCCATCGCGGCGGCACTGAGAAACGGCGCGCCTGCCAGTTGTGGCAAAGTGGCGTCAGGCAGGTCCTTCCAGAGAACCTCGGAGTAGTCCGTGACCTGCCCCGCCAGTATCGGAAAGCGTGACAGGATCGCCATGCCGCCGTCACCGGCAAACCTGCCATAACCGTGGGCGTCCCGCGCCTCACCCAGCCGACCGTTTGCGTTCAGATCAAGACCGGTTGCCAAGCCCGCGTTTGACGGCAAGGCAAAGATATGCGGATAGGGATCGGCAAATGAGGCTGCAAAGGCCGCGAGCGCGATGCCATCCAGATCATAGTCAAAATCCGTTAAAACCAGAATGTCAGGAGCATTGCGGGCGATGATCTTTTGAATAGCGATAATCTGTGAAGCTTCACCGTTTTGAATGTCACGCAGCAAGAGCCCCGGTCCATCGCCGCTTAACGGAGCGGCAAACGTTGCGAGGCGAAAGGTCTCGGCTTGGGCCGTGCCGGCCGTGCAAAAGCCAAATGAGAAAGCAATCCAGAGGCCTACTAGGTGTAAGACTTGCGGCGCTGCACTTCGATCATCTGTGCAACACGACTGAGGGCAACTCCGCGCATCAGAATACTGGCTGGCAGGAATGCCCATGCAGAAACCGTCCAAATCAATGTCTGCGGGTTATCCAGATTGATCGCTGTGCCCATTGACGAGATCAACTTCAGAACCGCTGGAACCAAGAAGGGCAGCAAAAAGCCTAAGATAATGTTAATACGGCCGTCCCGCTGGAGCCTTTTAACGACATCACCGCCCGCTGTAGGGTCAAATGTCGGCAGGTTTATCCAGACATTAAAGGCGCCAGTCCGGCGCGGCCAGCGATAAAGCCGCAGCAGGATAACGAACCAGATGACAGAAAAGACCGAGATCAGATAGCTCAGCCCTGCTGCGTCCCGCAGGTGTTGGATCACCGTGGGATCCGTGCCATCGGGCATCATCAAAACCATCAGGCGCACCGGTGAGTAAGGAAAATCGATCGTGGCGCCAATCACGCTTCCGCTATTTTGAAAGTATGCCGAGATTGCACTTGGGGAGTCGACGCCTTTGAAAATCATCGCAAGGCAAAAGACAGTCGCAAAAAGCGCTGAAAAGCGGACCCTATTAAAGGGCGGCGCGTCGCGGAATTCCACAAGACTGGGGCTGCTTGAGCTATACTCAACGATCGTGAAAAGGGCCCCAAAGATCGCAACCAGCACAATGATCTGCGTGCTATCCGACCCACTGCTTGGCACAAGCGCATAAGGCATAATGACCAACATCACGACCAGAACGGCTCTTACCAATGCTGCAGGTAAACGAGATAACACGGCACTTTATCCTTCTTTGGACCGACGGAAGAGCGAAGATTTTTCGCCGGCAGGCCCACAATCTTTTGCACTCATCTATATGCAATGTCTGAATGTGAACAAATCCTCTTTGACGCTTCAACTGACGGGCGCCTGAAACGCGGGGGAAACTCTCATTTTGGCCAGAAAGTGATGCGAGAATGCCACCACAGCGTGGCAGTTCTATCTCAGACACATCCTTCGCAGCGGAGATGCTCAAAGACAGGGCGCGAAAAATAAGCCGCCCCCGTAGGAGCGGCCTATCCTGTCAGATGGATTTGAAACCTAGACCCAAGGGCGGACTGTGGCAGCCTGGGCTTCGAAGGCGTCGATTGACGCTGCCTTTTCCATCGTCAAACCGATGTCATCGAGACCATTCATCAAGCAGTGCTTTTTGAAACTGTCGACTTCAAAGCTGAAGGTCTCACCATCTGATGTGGTGACAGTCTGCGCTTCCAGATCAACCTCGATCCGCGCATTCGATCCTTTTTCAGCATCCTTCATCAGCACATCTACCTGCTCTTGCGGCAAAACGATCGGCAGAATGCCGTTCTTGAAGCAGTTGTTGTAGAAGATGTCGGCATAGGACGGCGCGATCACGCAGGTGATACCAAAGTCGGCAATTGCCCACGGCGCATGTTCACGTGAGGACCCGCAACCAAAGTTATCGCCGGCAACAAGGATTTGCGCATCGCGATACTGCGGTTTGTTCAGCACAAAATCAGGGATTTCGTTGCGATCGTCGTCATAGCGCATTTCGTCAAACAGGTTCACACCAAGGCCAGAGCGCTTGATGGTCTTCAGGAACTGTTTGGGGATGATCATATCGGTGTCGATATTGACCAACGGCATCGGGGCTGCAATGCCGCTCAGTTTTGTAAATTTCTGCATCTTTTTTCCTTTCGGGCTGCTCATCAGCCCCTTCGGGCCTTCTTCGCGAAGAAAGCCCCCGCAAGGGGCTGATGAGCGCGCCGCTTACATCAGTTCGCGAACATCGGTCAGTTTACCCGTGATCGCCGCTGCCGCCGCCATCGCCGGTGACATCAGGTGCGTGCGTCCGCCGCGCCCTTGCCGTCCCTCAAAGTTGCGGTTCGACGTGGCCGCACAGCGCTCACCCGGTGCCAACTGGTCAGGGTTCATCGCCAGACACATGGAACAACCCGCAAGCCGCCATTCAAAACCGGCCTCTTTAAAGATATCTGCCAGCCCTTCCTCTTCGGCTTGCGCGCGCACAAGACCCGAACCGGGCACGACCATCGCACGTTTTACTGCGATCTTCTTGCCTTTCAGGATCTCCGCCGCAGCGCGCAGATCCTCGATGCGGCCGTTTGTGCAGGAGCCGATAAAGACCGTGTCGATTGCGATGTCTTTGAGCGGCGTGCCTGGCTCCAGGTCCATGTAGTCGAGCGAGCGCTGGGCCGCACCGACCTTGCCACCGGTGAAATCATCGGCGGCAGGCACATTTGCGGTGATCGGCAGCACATCCTCGGGAGAGGTGCCCCATGTCACCACAGGGGCAATATCCTCGCCCTTCAGCGTAACAACCTTGTCGAAATGCGCGCCCTCGTCGGTATAAAGCGTACGCCAATAGGCCTCTGCCGCTTCCCATGCGGCACCTTTGGGTGCATGCGGACGACCTTTGCAGTATGCGAAAGTTTTTTCGTCGGGCGCAATCAGACCAGCGCGCGCACCACCCTCGATCGCCATGTTACAGACCGTCATGCGGCCTTCCATGGACAGATCACGGATCGCTTCGCCACAGTATTCGATTACATAGCCGGTGCCGCCGGCGGTGCCGGTGGCCCCGATCACAGAAAGGGTAATGTCTTTGGCGGTCACACCGGGGCGCAGTTTGCCGGTGATCTCGACCTTCATGTTCTTGGATTTCTTCTGGATCAGCGTTTGGGTAGCCAGAACGTGCTCCACTTCGGACGTGCCGATCCCGTGCGCAAGCGCACCGAATGCGCCATGGGTCGCCGTGTGGCTGTCACCGCAGACCACCGTCATGCCGGGAAGGGTCCAGCCCTGTTCAGGGCCAACGATATGCACGATACCTTGGCGGACGTCAGAGACGGGATAGTAGTGGATGCCGAAATCCTTGGCGTTCGTATCGAGGGCGGCCACCTGAATGGCGCTATCCTCTGTCATGTTCTTGGGATCATCACGGCCGGGTGTGGTTGGCACGTTGTGGTCCGGTACCGCGATGGTCTTTTCGGGTGCGCGTACCTTGCGGCCCGCCATACGCAGCCCTTCAAAGGCCTGCGGGCTGGTCACTTCGTGAACCAGATGGCGGTCAATATAGAGCAGGCAGGTGCCGTCTTCGGCTTCATGGGCTACATGCGCATCCCAGATTTTATCATAGAGCGTTTTGGGGGACATTGTCCTCTCCCGTTTGTTGAATGCATGGAAGTAAAAGAATGTGGAGCAGCGTGCCGACAGACACGCCGCGCATCATAGATGGGCAAGGATGGTGCGCGTGGCACCATAAAAGCGCCAAGGCAGGCGCGCGCGATCATCCATGTCGAAAACTTGTGTCATGACGCCCAGATATACGCGCACGCACCATCTCGCAAGTCAGATGTCTGTGTCACAGCACACGGACGCAATGTGGCCAAAGGCGCAAGCTGAAGTCGATTTAATGCCCAATGAGCGGTCTAAAAGGAGATTTGAGATGTCGATTCGTCACCCTTGGCGCGTATCTGCGTTGATTATGGCAGTAGGCGCGGCACCCGCCGTTGCCCAGAATTTCGAGTATGAAAGCAACGTCGGCTTTCCCGACTTCGGCTTCATGGTATCCCCCAGCGATTATAAAGGTCCGGTTTTCGCCCTCGCCGATAGTTTTCCAGAAACGATTCCGCCACTCGATCCACAGGTCGAACAGATCTTGAGCATTGATTTTGAAACGGATCCGATGGCCTATGTAATGGCTGTGCGGGACTACGTGTTCACTGGCAATATCCACGGTGGCGATGTTGCAGATGATTTCATCCTGCAGAATAACGCCGAAGGAATCGGTTGGTATCACATGCCATGGCAGCACTGGGGGACGACGGGGCGCGAAGGCTATCACGGCTTAACGCGCGAAGGGCCCTTGGCAGCTCAGGTTCTTGCCCCCGAACAAAGGAATTCGTCCTACGCCTATGCGGTCGGCTTCTATAATGGCCCAGGCGGTTTCACGATCGGTCAGGTCTGGAATGACCCCTATGGCGGCCCCGACCTAACCCACATGATCGACGCGATGGAGACGGGGTTTGCCTTTCCCGAAGGGACTGTCGTGGGTAAGTTCCTGTTCACGTCCCTTGGCGCGGATCAGGTGCCGTGGCTTGATAATCCGTTGCAGTGGAACGCCTATGTCTACGCCTGCGACGTCTATCCAGCACTCGCCTGCCCCGACGGCGATGCGATGCAGTCTGCGCCACGGGTGACGCAGGCCATGAACCTGCTGCAAATGGATATCATGGTCAAAGACAGCCGCGCCGAGGAAGCCGCAGGCTGGGTATTTGGCACTTTTGCCTACAACGGTGGTGCGGCCGGTGCGACGGAGTATGCCGACTACGGAGCTTTCTGCGCGGACATCCCCGGAGAGGGGAAGAATTGGTGCAACCTCATGCCTGTGGGCGTGATGTGGGGCAATGACCCAGATAACGCTGACACCTTCATCAATTCGACGCCGACAGAGACTGTCATCAACACCGACCTCCAACAGACATGGATCAACCCCGATGAAGCCCTGCCCGCAATGCATCTTGGTTTCAATTCGCGGCTCAACGGCCCTGCAGACAACCCCACCTCGAGCTGCATGTCGTGCCACGCAACCGGTCAAGTGCCCAGCGTCAGCGCGATCATGCCTTGGCTTGATGGCGTAGCAATTCCGGCCAATGGCACGCAGGCTTCTGAAGCATGGATGCGCTGGTTCCGGAACTTTGAAGACGGCGAAGCCTTTGATGAAGGGCTTGCGATCAGTATGGATTTCTCGATGCAGATGACCAAGGGCATCGAGAACTACATCGAATACCGCGGGCAGGACGAAGCAGGCCGCTTTGCCCTGGAATACTGGGGGAGCGACGGCGGCGCACCAATCAGCCGCGGAGCCACGATTCCAACTCAGTAAATCAGCCCCCTGTTAGGGCCATCAGCCCCGCCTGCGTCACCCGCACGGGCGGGGTTTAGTTTGCATCAGGCCGAGGCCAAAGGACCAGCGCACTGCAGCCAAGACCGGTAAGCACGAAAACTGGTCCCGCTGGCGTTGTAATGCATCACGGCGCCGCTGGATTGGTGACTGCGGGGGCCCCTGCCCCTGCCTGAACCGCTGCGAATGTCGCCTGCGCGCCCTCAACTGTCAGTTCAGCGTTCAAAGTCACATCGACACTGATTGCGTTAATGACCGTCTCTATTGGAACGCTGGTACCGTAAATGAAGACCCGCGCCTCTTCAAAAGTCTCGCCATCAGCGACTGCATTTTCATCAACGAAAGACACCGCGACGTTATAACCGTTCACGCCGTTCAGATTGCCTTCGGTAACCGTGACCTCCAGCGCCGCGCCAAGGGCGTTCGAGTCGCTTGTATCGATGGTCATGACGATTTCATCGCCGATACCGAAATCATCAATGACCGCGACAGTTTGCTCGCCATCGTCGTCATTGGCGAAAGCATAGAACGTGTTGTCGCCCGCAACACCTTCCAGAATACCGCGTCCGGTGACCATGATGAGATCATCGTCGCCATCTCCACCAAATGCGTGACCCTCTTCGCCCCACAGGAAAATATCATCGTCGTCGTCTTCGCCGCGCAGTATATCTGTACCGATGTTGCCGAACACTGTATCGTTGCCTGCACCTGCGCGAACGATATCGTTGCCCTCACCGGCATCGATATAGTCATCGCCACCGCCGCCTTCGATCGTATCGTTCCCGCCAAGGCCGAACAATTCATCGTTGTCGGCACCACCGAAAATTTCGTCCCGATCCTCACCACCTGTGATCGTATCCTCGCCACCACTTCCTCTGAGCGTGTCAAGTCCGCCGTTTCCGTTTATGGTGTCATTCCCTAGAAAGCCCTGAATAAGATCAGGCCCCGCTGTGCCCTCGAGTTCATCATCTTCTGGCGTTCCATTGATCGGGCCTGTTCCGGCCTCATCATCGTCGTCGCCACCAAAAAGCGGAACAAGCAGGGCACCGCCCGCAAGCAACAGAAGCAGAAAACCAATTTCCATCGAAGAATTCTTTCACCAAATCAAAAAACTATCAAAACACTAACGTCACAGAAGCGGTGTCGCAAGAATGTAAACACTTCAAAAACGGCAACAAAGGCGTCCTCCAGGGATCGGGCACTTGCCCGTCTCGCCACCACATGCGACGCTCTCCATCAAGACCAATAGACCAGGATGAAAATGGCCCAGCACACCAACGCATTGACCGGCCCAAACGAAACCTTCGAGGCACCGCTTCAAGAGGTCATCACGATCAGCACTGATCTGTTTACGCAGGCGCAGGTCTTTGTGGAAAGCATGTTCCGCACGTGGAACCTTTACCAGATCCTGATTGCTTTGGCCGTCTTCGCCATGGCGCATCTGTTGCGCGCCATTTTGGGACCGCGCATACGGGCGTGGATGGGCTCACGCGAAAACTGGCCGAAGTGGCGCATGCGAATTCTGGTCGTCGTGCACCAACGGCTGCGCGCGATTTTCTTTGTATCGCTGATCTGGTTCGTCGTTTTTGCCATGCGCGAG encodes:
- the leuB gene encoding 3-isopropylmalate dehydrogenase — its product is MANPSLLILAGDGIGPEVMDQVKRIIGWFGDKRDLTFDVSEDLVGGAAYDAHGVPLHDDTMAKAQEVDAVLLGAVGGPKYDNLDFSVKPERGLLRLRKEMDLFANLRPAQCFDALADFSSLKKDIVSGLDIMIVRELTSGVYFGEPRGIHIEDNMRVGINTQRYTEAEIERATRAAFDLAMKRNKKVCSMEKANVMESGILWRDVVTEIHADYPEVELSHMYADNGAMQLVRAPKQFDVILTDNLFGDILSDCAAMLTGSLGMLPSASLGLPMANGRPKAMYEPVHGSAPDITGQGKANPIACILSFAMALRYSFDEGAEADRLEAAIEKVLADGARTADLMGPEGGTPLSTTQMGDVILAALDASL
- a CDS encoding endonuclease/exonuclease/phosphatase family protein; amino-acid sequence: MLRDIQNGEASQIIAIQKIIARNAPDILVLTDFDYDLDGIALAAFAASFADPYPHIFALPSNAGLATGLDLNANGRLGEARDAHGYGRFAGDGGMAILSRFPILAGQVTDYSEVLWKDLPDATLPQLAGAPFLSAAAMDQLRLSSTGHWIVPVALPDGPPISVMAFDATPPVFDGPEDMNGLRNRDELRLWEIVLEGGFGPAPDSFVIAGNANLDPRGGDGYRQAMTDFLALASLQDPLPDLPTADWPDDGPGDLRVSYVLPSRDWQIVGAGVFWPGPDDPDRALLGEDGLAAGPHRLVWVDIGR
- the leuD gene encoding 3-isopropylmalate dehydratase small subunit, whose protein sequence is MQKFTKLSGIAAPMPLVNIDTDMIIPKQFLKTIKRSGLGVNLFDEMRYDDDRNEIPDFVLNKPQYRDAQILVAGDNFGCGSSREHAPWAIADFGITCVIAPSYADIFYNNCFKNGILPIVLPQEQVDVLMKDAEKGSNARIEVDLEAQTVTTSDGETFSFEVDSFKKHCLMNGLDDIGLTMEKAASIDAFEAQAATVRPWV
- the leuC gene encoding 3-isopropylmalate dehydratase large subunit; translated protein: MSPKTLYDKIWDAHVAHEAEDGTCLLYIDRHLVHEVTSPQAFEGLRMAGRKVRAPEKTIAVPDHNVPTTPGRDDPKNMTEDSAIQVAALDTNAKDFGIHYYPVSDVRQGIVHIVGPEQGWTLPGMTVVCGDSHTATHGAFGALAHGIGTSEVEHVLATQTLIQKKSKNMKVEITGKLRPGVTAKDITLSVIGATGTAGGTGYVIEYCGEAIRDLSMEGRMTVCNMAIEGGARAGLIAPDEKTFAYCKGRPHAPKGAAWEAAEAYWRTLYTDEGAHFDKVVTLKGEDIAPVVTWGTSPEDVLPITANVPAADDFTGGKVGAAQRSLDYMDLEPGTPLKDIAIDTVFIGSCTNGRIEDLRAAAEILKGKKIAVKRAMVVPGSGLVRAQAEEEGLADIFKEAGFEWRLAGCSMCLAMNPDQLAPGERCAATSNRNFEGRQGRGGRTHLMSPAMAAAAAITGKLTDVRELM
- a CDS encoding calcium-binding protein; protein product: MEIGFLLLLLAGGALLVPLFGGDDDDEAGTGPINGTPEDDELEGTAGPDLIQGFLGNDTINGNGGLDTLRGSGGEDTITGGEDRDEIFGGADNDELFGLGGNDTIEGGGGDDYIDAGEGNDIVRAGAGNDTVFGNIGTDILRGEDDDDDIFLWGEEGHAFGGDGDDDLIMVTGRGILEGVAGDNTFYAFANDDDGEQTVAVIDDFGIGDEIVMTIDTSDSNALGAALEVTVTEGNLNGVNGYNVAVSFVDENAVADGETFEEARVFIYGTSVPIETVINAISVDVTLNAELTVEGAQATFAAVQAGAGAPAVTNPAAP